A window of the Besnoitia besnoiti strain Bb-Ger1 chromosome VI, whole genome shotgun sequence genome harbors these coding sequences:
- a CDS encoding hypothetical protein (encoded by transcript BESB_067680): protein MALRPRDSSAAPAEGLLLPPPRALLLQAGGHADVPHGDDASPHTEPARFCLSPTCARGRRESAQTSSPSLPSRRLESLAGACERGAGLLARAERRVARDVDVCLTGAEEQESLTPFSSAQVLLEAFLDRYLEDEEKARKAHEDEEKGDATLAFGSLRDAATASSSSSSSPSSAFAFCCPPRAYSRPRALFFKRPLLPLLPFSLSVRTLHRRQLPPELVACLHRDGGVFGAGDSAASPLLPFSPLPCYQLLEPLQALCCYRGSEAFLVSCLVSQSPCLRVGPLQGGDILSVHLSPAPVGLLFPSVSHLLFFLTPAVLHVFAVVGVALPSLPAAAASGAPSEGAPAQAASVASLLVCGGEARAAETFLAAETGALPLLLPAYAAATPAPPFASAPLSPSVRLTRGAFRLVRLQNLSLALPDELRVRFAAFAAALGRRAALAAASGGAQNRSRTPVAFFASTLDGAVFLSAPEGESEARDGALHSCDERRRERTSRQGDVYQLVLRAGAPSLLHSPASLKCLSLSAAPAAPRGLDQCLLCRKRCQPPEAGRRDRAALTGPPPHTRGDAGVKLLRSFPAGLLAVVDDRDGLYVYRLVSRETRRGFGALAAAARPQRAVGPGGHEATLASERGAWSSLFSSAATTFAGAEKSEEGMQGDASGSEEEAERHRQGWAVASVLGAVSQKIRKLLSRPSADASESLLSAVPSLWATPAVLPASRLSAALAERLAYPEGFSSSLGANGESEREASLGAGLASSPSASPCPFFSLSREAYEEAAAAAPQASLEPWIPMRTRGEVGAYRDRVASAVPLKGLECVAYLPARAWRRQLLCAPRAEAPERPREGEGRGLPGSEEEDAGRTVFFSFFSKEKLAKGGVARGGRRCAEGDDSVSQRACEDALLSIVDVVPSFTAGPHPTVTVVTARGDRVILRLLPSSASCQACRCPAAGEHVDAPEAGLPLCLLSSSVLPSPFFPVVACPSKAPSASRFASPLPRSLEVSSAATGACSYYGNGLSLFAASPSLVRLASAEGPNAAGAASDASAAFVSLRISLPASSSSCSPFFLSSSLPVQLPSAPLAAGEVPLFFASTGSSPSFSLPATDGLAPSLDLSLFASLGLAPTAAPLDEAALVRRHLLIACETEVLLVSVERTRAYLASPGDLAALPVAEAYSAFSQPPTGPRALAARDASWALETCTAARAAAAASLRARAHGAATAVVAGALSGPGVPAPASGVGPLGTERLAVERRLQPQLANASFRDAVFPPEMALPVWTPSLWACLFQAVSEGDAVARENGGVGAGRDLFFTPPGCAAEGASQQICFVRRLHLALAARADDRSDRGAPAQSARSEGRGGGEQRPGARRGGRSEEEENLGWWAEEEGREAEGFSNQALALGWDHEPEVEEVAPWIDGLAARAALLLRVVADWPVCVVNASLLDPYVSGSLLPLAAPSPLAPSSPSFSSLPPRLFPLCVRWNAAYLAALYDHLNAFLHFLYLQCLPTSSLAFLAALLAAPLSPAALLREAPGPHRDAAARARAAVAALLEPRGGEKRAGGEDACGAVDAEMRGEDANARRGGVKGSEAKQEGEAKYREQQLLLLGLTLSLLRAREILYLFLLLQELSPARQQHVWFLLLSSSAGDEAAETREKAPLAQAICAQASSQEAEASSRVARLLLSTPFRALLFYEKAGSHEGEDGEEDAGEELCVRLMHALLLLDPSPQRPGSITRRLFAALPWLAAKCSVSRLLPRWWSAETEASASLASLASCRRLSRFVSDLFAGFPGFSQEAFFATAMEHFVVSMCPPRPHVALHFALRLLVLRAPSSTSSLPANPEAVVNAFGEAVARGAAREAERVCAREGKTDEATSRRCLAEAWARFLAAVFRYELQPDAFFEGDGGEAVGSGSAQERGCEAGTGREREEVRRVALQRLQWAALDQLFGVYTLQLPPLPGEASAQGDRSRRLCEARAFGVFGPFQPPGNGFVISALEDLIQASLDCGVCTPEAPADKTHAASPFFGAAPVSSAVSFPPGAQSPSQLALSSEDICSPAFASAAGAAGGSDADGWTDKGAPLRATALSPEALRSIQVYLHHRFFQEGKAAQGDVLLREYRHHGARVESAAVLCALATRGGRPPRVQDASNLPLEEGAGAEEDADMLGEKSEAAADAPGTLLLPLTVRAEALRWAEATLNEVLAELQKEAEEGGETQSADAQTRDDAASLDSLLRLFGQFFQTAEEIALLARAGQGEAEKELEDASEKERVHEEGERGVGATSQGTKRTIARLTVVKGAVRAMREVWLSARVTENVQLPLWRHLKDRLERQHTRALRGPAPAPASFCLSPEAGRVSLASPCQDDNFPAFLVPAVSLSGVCTLGQQLETVPKLFQEAQLSLCVPLALRAVVVDFRRLASRSLLALLPPPVAAAAGPEAALAQAGGGEAGEEAAAWSDEVEDRLLNSPQVLGIQSAADAVRETAETLLCAFAARLALAPACFRPLTATLDLPRPASPPPLAEAASPLIENVLAVCMYSWSPQSLSVCASVARLPPFSVGQSGSVELLASLETLHAFSRRLSAGARSSGLGDHPAPPPVKPTAARLLVAQTWLGLGDASSTAYVEAFRAYAELLQARDRLLDACERLSQLLAEVRAQAEQLTGGRVAAHQALVFAFEDVEEHVVAVILALVARWLEHALRAKTQAGGRALSPDAEGDASELRRGVLPFLHSVLRQSEAAAEEDAGESAARDAHAGGARITAEAAQAAREALAKLESFLGVEEL, encoded by the exons ATGGCTCTCCGTCCGCGCGacagctccgcggcgcccgcagaggggctgcttctgccgcctccgcgggcgcttctgctgcaggcaGGCGGCCACGCCGACGTCCCCCacggagacgacgcgtcgccgcacaccgagcccgcgcgcttctgtctctcgccgacttgcgcgcgcgggcgccgagagagcgcgcagacgtcttcgccgtcgctgccgtcgcggcgcctcgagagcctcgcgggcgcctgtgagcgcggcgcaggcctcctcgctcgtgcagagcggcgcgtcgcgcgagacgTCGACGTCTGCTTgaccggcgcggaggaacaGGAGAGCCTGACGCCCTTCTCGTCGGCTCAGGTTCTGCTTGAGGCGTTTCTGGACCGCTACctggaggacgaagagaaggcgcgcaaaGCGCACGAAGATGAGGAGAAGGGCGATGCGACCCTCGCCTTCGGGAGCctgcgagacgccgcgacggcctcctcttcttcctcttcttccccctcctctgccttcgccttctgctgcccgcctcgcgcatactcgcggcctcgcgcgctcttcTTCAAACGGccgcttctgccgctgctcccCTTCTCGCTGAGTGTACGTACGCTGCACCGGCGCCAGCTGCCGCCCGAGCTCGTCGCGTGTCTACACCGAGACGGCGGGGTCTTTGGCGCGGGCGACTCGGCGGCCtccccgctgctgcctttttcgcctctcccctGCTACCAGCTGCTcgagccgctgcaggcgctgtgCTGCtaccgcggcagcgaggccttcctcgtctcgtGCTTGGTCTCGCAGTCCCCGTGTCTCCGCGTGGGCCCACTGCAGGGCGGCGACATCCTGTCCGTGCacctctcgcccgcgcccgtcgGGCTCCTCttcccctctgtctctcacttgctcttcttcctcaccCCCGCTGTCCTCCACGTCTTTGCGGTGGTCGGGGTCGCCCTGCCGTCgttgcctgcggcggcggcctcaggcGCACCCTCCGAaggagcgcctgcgcaggctgcgagcgtcgccagcctcctcgtctgcggcggagaggctcgcgccgcggagactttcctcgcggccgagacaggcgcgctgccgctcctgCTGCCTGCGTACGCCGCCGCTACCCCCGCGCcccccttcgcctccgcgccgttgTCTCCGAGCGTTCGGCTGACCCGCGGGGCCTTCCGACTCGTGAGGCTCCAGAACCTCTCGTTGGCGCTTCCcgacgagctgcgcgtccgctttgcggccttcgcggcggccctggggcgccgcgctgccctcgccgcagcctctggcggcgcgcagaaccgctcgcggacgccggtcgccttcttcgcctcgacTCTGGATGGAgcggtttttctctctgcgcccgagggggagagcgaggcgcgcgacggcgcgcttcACAGCTGcgacgagagacgccgcgagcgcacaAGCCGACAAGGCGACGTGTATCAGCTAgttctgcgcgccggcgctccgtcgctgctgcactCCCCGGCCTCCCTGAAGTGCctgtcgctgtctgcggcacccgcggcgccgcgaggcctcgaTCAGTGTCTTCTCTGCCGAAAGAGATGCCAGCCACCGGAGgcggggcgccgcgaccgcgccgcgctcaccgggccgccgccccacacgcgcggagacgcgggcgtGAAACTCCTCAGGAGCTTTCCCGcgggtctcctcgccgtcgtcgacgACCGCGACGGGCTCTACGTTTaccgcctcgtctcccgcgaGACACGGAGGGGCTTCGgagccctcgccgccgcggcgcgcccgcagcgggcAGTCGGCCCCGGGGGCCACGAAGCGACCCTCGCTTCAGAACGCGGAGCGTGGAGCTCCCTCTTCAGCTCTGCCGCCACCACgttcgccggcgcagagaagagcgaggagggaatgcaaggagacgcgagcggcagcgaggaagaagcagagaggcaccGGCAGGGATGGGCTGTGGCGAGCGTTCTCGGCGCAGTCTCCCAAAAAATCAGAAAACT GTTGTCTCGCCCTTCTGCTGACGCGTCTGAGTCCCTTTTGTCTGCGGTGCCCAGTCTGtgggcgacgcccgcggtcCTGCCGGCGAGTCGTTTGTCGGCTGCTTTAGCGGAGCGTCTAGCGTACCCCGAGGGTTTCTCTTCATCGCTCGGCGCCAATGGAGAGAGCGAACGCGAGGCTTCGCTTGGAGCCGGtctggcgtcgtcgccctctgcgtcgccgtgtcccttcttctcgctctcgcgcgaggcctacgaagaggctgcggcggcggcaccaCAGGCCTCGCTGGAGCCGTGGATCCCCATGCGCACCCGTGGCGAGGTCGGCGCGtaccgcgaccgcgtcgcctcggcaGTCCCCCTGAAGGGCCTTGAGTGCGTCGCTTACCTGCCGGCGCGTGCctggcgccggcagctgctgtgcgcgcctcgcgctgaggcaccagagaggccgcgcgagggagagggacgAGGCCTTCctggaagcgaagaagaagacgcgggaaggacggttttcttctctttcttttcgAAAGAAAAGCTCGCGAagggcggcgtcgcacgtggaggccgccggtgtgcggagggagacgactCTGTGTCGCAGCGAGCGTGCGAGGACGCCCTTCTCTCCATCGTGGATGTGGTTCCTTCTTTCACTGCGGGCCCCCATCCCACAGTGACGGTGGTCACTGCTCGCGGCGATCGCGTGAtccttcgtctgcttccgtCGTCGGCCTCCTGTCAGGCGTGTCGCTGCCCAGCAGCCGGCGAGCATGTCGACGCGCCTGAGGCAGGGCTGCCGCTGTGCTTGCTGAGCTCGTCTGTGTTGCCTTCACCTTTCTTCCCGGTCGTCGCTTGCCCGTCGAAAGCGCCTTCCGCATCGCGCTTTGCCTCCCCGCTTCCCCGCTCGCTGGAGGTCTCCTcggccgcgacgggcgcgtgTTCCTACTACGGCAACGGTCTCAGCTtgttcgcggcgtcgccctctttgGTTCGTTTGGCGTCCGCCGAGGGGCCAAacgccgcgggagccgcCTCGGatgcctccgcagccttTGTCTCGCTCCGCATCTCGCTTCcagcttcgtcgtcgtcgtgctcgcccttcttcctatcctcctcgctgccggtGCAGCTGCCTTCAGCGCccctcgctgcaggcgaagtGCCCCTTTTTTTCGCCTCAACTggctcctcgccttcgttttcGCTCCCCGCCAccgacggcctcgcgccgtcgctcgacttgtctctcttcgcctcgctcggcctcgcgccaaccgcggcgccgctggacgAAGCTGCGCTGGTGCGCCGGCACCTGCTCATCGCCTGCGAGACGGaagtcctcctcgtctcggTTGAGCGAACGCGCGCCTacctcgcctcgcctggcgacctcgccgcgctgcccgtcgcagaggcctactccgccttctcgcaaCCCCCCACgggcccgcgcgccctcgccgccaggGACGCCAGCTGGGCTCTGGAGACCTgcacggccgcgcgcgcggccgccgccgcctcgcttcgcgcccgcgcccacgGCGCCGCAACCGCGGTCGTCGCCGGTGCCTTGTCGGGGCCCGGTGtcccggcgcccgcgtcagGTGTCGGGCCTCTCGGGACCGAGAGGCTGGCAGTGGagaggaggctgcagccgcagctggcgaACGCGTCGTTTCGCGACGCCGTCTTTCCGCCGGAGATGGCGCTTCCCGTGTGGACGCCGTCGCTGTGGGCGTGTCTCTTCCAGGCGGTCAGCGAGGGTGACGCGGTCGCCAGAGAGAATggcggcgtgggcgcgggTCGCGACCTTTTCTTCACGCCCcccggctgcgccgcagagggcgcttCACAGCAAATCTGTTTTGTGCGGCGACTGCAtctggcgctcgcggcgcgagcggacgACAGGTCAGAcaggggcgcgccggcgcagagtgCGCGCTCAGAAGGCCGCGGGGGTGGCGAGCAGCGGCccggcgcccggcgcggagggcggagcgaagaagaagagaaccTCGGCTGgtgggcggaggaggaggggagggaggcggagggcttCAGCAACCAAGCGCTCGCTCTCGGTTGGGACCACGAGCCCGAAGTCGAGGAAGTCGCGCCGTGGATtgacggcctcgccgcgcgcgccgccctcctgctgcgcgtcgtcgccgactGGCCAGTCTGCGTGGTGAACGCCTCG CTGTTGGATCCCTACGTTTCGGggtcgcttcttccgctggcggcgccgtcgcctctggccccgtcgtctccctcgttctcgagtctgcctccgcgtctcttccCGCTCTGCGTCCGCTGGAATGCAGCTTACTTGGCTGCGTTGTACGATCACTTGAACGCGTTCCTCCACTTTCTCTATCTGCAGTGCCTGCCCACCTCGAGTCTCGCGTTCCTGGCTGCGCTGCTTGCTGCGCcactctcgcctgcggctctgctgcgggaggcgcccGGGCCTCACAGAgatgccgcggcgcgggcgcgggccgcggtcgcggcgctgctggagccgcgtggaggcgagaagcgcgcagGGGGAGAAGATGCGTGCGGCGCGGTCGACGCGGAGATGCGGGGGGAGGACGCGAACGCGCGTCGGGGCGGCGTgaagggcagcgaggcgaaacaGGAGGGGGAAGCCAAGTaccgcgagcagcagctgcttctcttgGGGTTGACGCTGAGTCTCCTCAGGGCTCGAGAGATCCTGTACCTGTTCCTGCTCCTTCAGGAGCTCTCGCCGGCTCGGCAGCAGCACGTCTGGTTCCTTCtgctctcctcgtctgcgggcgacgaggcagctgaGACGcgtgagaaggcgccgctggcgcaggccATTTGCGCGCAAGCGAGctcgcaggaggcggaggcgtcttctcgcgtcgcgcggctaCTCCTGAGCACGCctttccgcgcgctgcttttCTATGAGAAGGCGGGGAGTCACGAGGGCGAAGatggagaggaagacgccggcgaagagctGTGCGTCAGACTGATGCatgcgctcctcctcctcgaccCGAGCCCGCAGCGGCCAGGCAGCAtcacgcgccgcctcttcgccgcgcttccaTG GCTCGCGGCGAAGTGCAGCGtgtcgcgcctgctgccgcgaTGGTGGAGtgcagagacggaggcgagcgcgagcctcgcctcgctcgcctcatgccggcgcctgtctcgctTCGTCAGCGACTTGTTTGCCGGCTTTCCAGGGTTCAGCCAG GAAGCCTTTTTTGCGACGGCGATGGAGCACTTTGTCGTCTCGAtgtgcccgccgcgcccgcacgTCGCGCTCCACTttgcgctgcgcctcctggtTCTGCGCGCTCCGTCCTCGACGTCTTCTCTGCCGGCGAACCCCGAGGCGGTTGTGAACGCTTTCGGTGAGGCCGTGGCGCGTGGGGCCGCGCGGGAGGCCGAACgagtctgcgcccgcgaaggAAAAACCGACGAGGCGACTTcccgccgctgtctcgctgAGGCCTgggcgcgcttcctcgcggcagTCTTCAGGTACGAGCTGCAGCCCGACGCGTtcttcgagggcgacggaggcgaagcggtgGGCAGTGGAAGCGCGCAGGAAAGGGGATGCGAAGCGGGAACGGgacgggagagggaggaagtgCGGAGGGTGgccctgcagcggctgcagtgGGCGGCTCTCGACCAACTGTTCGGTGTCTATACACTGCAGCTCCCGCCGCTTCctggcgaggcgagcgcgcagggggacagaagccgccgcctctgcgaagCGCGTGCTTTTGGGGTCTTTGGACCTTTCCAGCCTCCAGGAAACGGCTTTGTCATCTCTGCGTTGGAGGACCTCATCCAGGCGAGTCTGGACtgcggtgtatgtacacctgaGGCCCCGGCCGACAAGACGCATGCAGCATCTCCTTTCTTCGGAGCGGCGCCCGTCTCATCCGCGGTGTCTTTTCCCCCCGGTGCGCAATCGCCTTCTCAACTTGCTCTCTCCTCCGAAGATATCTGCTCGCCAGCTTTTGCAAGCGCTGcgggagccgcaggcggaagcgacgcggacggcTGGACTGATAAGggtgcgccgctgcgggcgacggcgctgtcACCAGAGGCCCTCCGGTCGATCCAGGTGTATCTGCACCACCGTTTTTTTCAGGAAGGAAAGGCCGCCCAGGGCGACGTGTTGCTTCGCGAGTACAGACACCATGGCGCCCGCGTGGAGTCTGCAGCGGTCCTGTGTGCACTTGCtacgcgcggagggcggccgcctcgAGTCCAGGACGCTTCGAACTTGCCTctcgaggagggcgccggcgccgaagaagacgcagacatgttgggggagaagagcgaggcagccgcggacgccccgGGCACCCTCCTCCTGCCCCTCACCGTCAGGGCCGAGGCCCTGCGgtgggcggaggcgacgctgaaCGAGGTGCTCGCCGAGCTTCAGAAGGAGGCtgaagaggggggggagacgcagagtgcagacgcgcagacgcgagacgacgcggcgtctctcgactcgctgctgcggctctttGGGCAGTTCTTTCAGACAGCGGAAGAAATCGCCCTTCTGGCGAGGGCTGggcagggagaggcggagaaggaactcgaagacgcgagcgaaAAAGAGCGAGTCcacgaggagggagagcgaggcgtcggGGCGACGAGTCAAGGCACAAAGCGAACGATTGCGCGGCTAACTGTCGTCAAaggcgccgttcgcgcgATGAGAGAGGTGTGGCTCTCGGCCAGG GTCACTGAAAACGTGCAGCTGCCGCTTTGGCGCCACCTGAAAGATCGGCTGGAGCGGCAGCACACGCGGGCCCTGCGCGGCCCGGCGCCGGCTCCGgcctctttctgtctctcgcccGAGGCTGGGAGAgtgtctctcgcgtcgccctgccaGGACGACAACTTCCCTGCGTTCCTGGTCcccgccgtctcgctctccggTGTATGCACACTCGGGCAGCAGCTCGAGACAGTGCCGAAGCTGTTCCAAGAGGCCCAGCTGTCGCTCTGCGTgccgctcgctctccgcgcggtcGTCGTGGACTTCCGGCGACTCGCCTCCCGATCGcttctcgcccttcttccgcctcctgtcgccgccgccgcgggccccgAGGCCGCCTTAGCGCAGGCCgggggcggggaggcgggggaggaggcggcggcgtggagcgACGAGGTTGAAGATCGCCTACTGAACTCGCCTCAAGTCCTCGGCATTCAGAGCGCAGCGGACGCCGTGCGGGAGACCGCAGAGACGCTCCTCTGTGCAtttgctgcgcgcctcgccctcgcgcccgcctgcttCCGCCC GTTGACCGCCACTTTGGATCTTCCGCGacctgcttcgcctccgccgctggctGAGGCGGCCTCCCCCCTCATCGAGAacgtcctcgccgtctgtATGTACAGCTGGTCTCCTCAGTCCCTCTCTGTTTGCGCgtccgtcgcgcgcctgccgcccttCTCCGTTGGGCAGTCGGGCAGCGTAGAGCTGCTGGCTTCCCTCGAGACGCTCCACGCCTTTTCGCGGCGCTTGTCTGCGggggcgcgcagcagcggccttGGCGACCACCCTGCCCCCCCTCCAGTGAAaccgaccgcggcgcgccttctcgtcgcgcAGACGTGGCTGGGCCTGGGCGACGCCTCCAGTACCGCCTACGTCgaggccttccgcgcctacgccgagctgctgcaggcccgCGACAGACTCCTTGACGCGTGTGAGCGTCTGTCGCAGCTCCTGGCGGAGGTGCGAGCGCAGGCTGAGCAACTAACGGGGGGGCGAGTGGCGGCGCACCAGGCGCTTGTCTTCGCCTTTGAGGACGTCGAGGAACACGTGGTTGCGGTGATTTTGGCACTCGTCGCACGCTGGCTCGAGCACGCGCTtcgggcgaagacgcaggcgggcgggcgcgcttTGAGCCCCGACGCGGAAGGGGACGcgagcgagctgcgccgaggcgtcCTGCCTTTCCTGCACTCTGTGCTGAGGCAGAGTGAAGCCGCCGCTGAGGAAGATGCAGGAGaaagcgcggcgcgagacgcgcacgcgggcgGAGCCAGAATcaccgcggaggccgcccaggccgcgcgcgaggcgctcgcgaagcTCGAGAGCTTCCTCGGAGTCGAGGAGCTGTAG
- a CDS encoding GDP-L-fucose synthetase (encoded by transcript BESB_067690), with product MDNSPHSTSRLPVCLVTGGTGLVGQALQSILRREQTTSLPSSSPSSSSPCSSSCSSSSCSSSSCSSSERHAGVETVRLCGRGFEFIFVGSREADLRSFEPTEALFLRYRPVALIHLAARVGGLFDNMSHNLEFFEDNMHINDNVVRLAHRFRVTRAVFCLSTCIFPAHCAESGEVMREEQLHTGAPHPSNEGYSYAKRMLEVSVRLHRRRFGYAWRCVCPTNLYGPFDQFSLERAHVLPALVHKAFLASRHKTPFVVGGSGAPLRQFVFSEDAGEVILRVLQAPTLSEEESFMILAADADQNEPSIAYLAEVIADNFGLKNVIEFDRSKPDGIFRKTVSNARLRRFLGPKFQFLSLEEGVRRTVAWFVQNAERARM from the exons ATGGACAACTCTCCGCACTCCACCTCCCGTCTGCCGGTATGCCTTGTCACAGGCGGCACCGGGCTCGTCGGGCAGGCTCTCCAGTCTATTCTGCGGCGCGAACAAACGAcctcgcttccttcttcttccccgtcttcttcttccccgtgttcttcttcttgctcttcttcttcttgctcttcttcttcttgctcttcttctGAGAGGCACGCAGGCGTGGAGACGGTGCGTCTGTGCGGCAGAGGATTCGAGTTCATTTTCGTCGGCTCCCGCGAAGCGGATCTGAG GTCCTTCGAGCCCACTGAGGCTCTCTTTCTGCGGTATCGACCCGTTGCTTTGATTcatctcgccgcgcgcgttgGCGGACTCTTCGATAATATGTCGCACAAC CTGGAGTTTTTTGAAGACAACATGCACATCAACGACAACGTCGTTCGCCTGGCGCACCGCTTCCGG GTGACGCGCGCGGTCTTCTGCCTGTCAACCTGCATTTTTCCGGCGCACTGCGCGGAGTCTGGCGAGGTCATGCGCGAAGAGCAACTCCA CACAGGAGCGCCGCATCCCTCGAACGAGGGATACTCCTACGCGAAGCGGATGCTGGAAGTCTCTGTGCGCCTCCAtcgccggcgcttcggctacgcctggcgctgcgtctgtcCGACGAACCTCTACGGCCCCTTCGACCAATTTTCGCTGGAGCGCGCCCACGTGCTCCCCGCGCTTGTTCACAAGgctttcctcgcctccc GACACAAGACGCCtttcgtcgtcggcggcagcggcgcgccgctgcgtcagTTCGTTTtcagcgaggacgcaggcgaagtGATTCTCCGCGTTCTCCAAGCGCCCACCctcagcgaggaagaaagctTCATGATCcttgcggcagacgccgaccAGAATG AGCCCTCCATCGCCTACTTGGCGGAGGTCATCGCAGACAACTTCGGCCTGAAGAACGTGATCGAG TTCGATCGCTCCAAGCCCGACGGCATCTTTCGAAAG ACGGTTTCGaacgcgcgcctccgtcgcttccTCGGCCCGAAGTTTCAGTTCCTCTCCCTGGAGGAAG gcgtccgccgcaCGGTTGCCTGGTTCGTGCAGAacgcggagcgcgcgcgcatgTAG